ccagctccaaggtatTTGGTGCCCACTTCTGACACCCATGGGTAGCTGccttcatgtgcacatgcacacagacatacagatacagaaatgattaaaataaatcttttggtgctggagagatggcttaacagttaagagcagttCCTgattttgcagagaacccagaggacctgagttcagttcccagttcctaCTTGGTCCCTGACAACTatttgtaattctagttccagaggatctgacaccgttccctggcctccctgggcattgtatgcacttggtgcacagacatacattaaggcaacacacacacacacacacacacacacacacacacaccccttaaatattcattaataaaatgttttaaaattaaatgtttaaagtaCTTGCTCTTGCATTTTGTCTTTTATCCAGTTGTGAATTTATGCCATCATtacttgagcatttgaaaaatGGCTCATCAAATCACATACTTCtacatgctgatttttttttttctcgagacagatttctctgtgtagccatggctgtcctggaactagctcttgtagaccaggctggccggaaactcacagagatccacctgtctctgcctcccgagtgtgggattaaaggcgtgcgccaccaaccgCCCAGCTATGAGGACAAACTTTATTACAGTATCAAGTACTGTATTAATCCCACCAGCTTTCTCATCAACACTGGTTAAGCATGAGGCAACAGGACAGGCTTTTATCCAAATTCTGTTTAACATAAAAGCTCATTTTATCATTGAGCAACAAATGTAATCAGCAGTTTTCCTGGAAGTGACAGTTcccttcatttaattaaaaaaaaaaacttcaccaaaACCACAGAATAGCCATTGTTTCCTCCCTGGTCATTCTTTAAGTCACAATGGTGTCCCGGATCAAggggatggctcaatgggtaaaaagCACTTACTGTGTGAGCATGAGGTgatgagtttgaaccccagaacccacggAATCCTGGACATTGTCGGGCATATCAATAACCCCAGGGTTCCCacagtgagatgggaggtggagaaacAAGAACCCCAAAAGCTTCAGGGATAGCAAGCCTGgcatatagagagaccctgcctcaacaagtGCTGAGGACCAGCACTCCAGACTGCCTTCTGACCTGTATATGCTTGCTAGAGCAAATACAGGTCCACATGTCTGCATGAATGCAGACACATGAATgctcattgtggtggtttgaatagaaatggtcCCCACAGACTCATCTACTTGAATGCTTTGTCACCAGgcagtggaactctttgatagaAGAGTATCGCTGGGGGTGGGCTTCGAAGTTTGAAAAGCCCAAGCCAAGCCCAGagtcatcctccctccctccctctctctctctctctctctctctctctctctctctctcagctcgaGTCTCATCGCatctcctccatcatctctcatcgtctcatctctctctctctctctctctctctctgtgtgtgtgtgtgtgtgtatctatgtatcaGGATGTAATTGTTTCTCAACTACTGCTTCAGCATCTGCTTGCATGCCTACATTCTTCATTCTTCCTGTCATGacgataacagactaaacctctgaaactgtaagcaagtccccaactCAATGCTTTTGCTTACAGTTGTCGCCTTGGTTGTGTCCTCACAtgaatagaacagtgactaaggcacgcatacacacacactcgaatgcacacacacacgtaaatgtACCCACAgacacatgaatgtacacacacgtgtgactacacacacacacacacacacacacacacactgcattctATAAGAAAAGTAGAGcatcatctctctgcttcctgaatgcagaTGTGATGAGCTGTCTCATGCTCTTGCCTTCACACTTCCCTGCCATGACCGACCGTCCCCTCAAACTGCGAGCAAAaagaaacctttccttccttagtTTGCCTTTGCCAtaaggaggagaaaatgaagtGATGCTGAAACTTGGTACCCAGGAGTGCGGTTACTGCTGTAATAAATCTGGCATGTGCTCTTTTGGAACTGGCTTTAGGGAGGAATATGGAAGTTGCAGGCTAGAAAAGCTCTGGAATGCAGTAAGCAGAGCTTACTTAGGCCATTCTGATGGGAATTCAGAAGACTAGAATCCCAAAGGAAATGTGGCAAGTGGAGACCTGGCTCATGGGCTTCACAGAGAACAAGGACTCTGTCAAGAACTGGGCTGAAGCCATCTGGATTAAGGCTGCATTCTGTCCATGTACTGAGAACTCGGGTGAAACAATTTTACAGCAAAGGACTCATTTGTTTGGTGGAGGAAATTTAAGGCACGGAAGCATTCAGACTGTGATATGGTTACTGCTCACTGCTTTTACTCAGATACATAGCGAGAGACAGAAAGACGGGGGAAATGTTTGGTCTGGTGAGGAAGGGGTGAGAGAAAATTTAAAGGCACAAGCAAGGAGGATGTAGATGAAGCATCTGAAATTGCTGAAGACATTTATGCCATCCGAGGTGAGCCTCTTGCTCTGCACTGGGATAATAGGTAAGGTGCCCAGAAGGCAAGACCCACCCATCTAAGGCTCCAAGTTGTGAAAATGGAGAGCCGAAATTGAGAATGCTACCACAGGGGTTCTCTGCTCCACAGTGGCTGCCCAGGAAAGTGTTTTGACTGGGTCAGGGCAGAAGATACATCTCAACTCGCAAACAGAACTTGACCATGTCTTCTGTATGGTATTGGTTTTGAAGATAAGAAAGATGCAAGGGTAAGGGTAAGGGGGGGGGTATAGAATTTGTGACAAAGTTCCAGAAAGCTGCCTAAGCCATTCAAAAGTGGCAGAGTCCGACTCTTTGTAGGGAGGCCCTGACAGATCATCACGTAAAGGTCTGAAGGTAAAGACGAACACTGTAGCGGAGGCTCCAGGATGTTGGATACACCAGATCTGATGAGAAAAATCTGCAGACACGGGAGCGGAGCCTGCCCAAGACAGAGGGAACGCGACCTTCAGGCAATAGAGCTAGGTGGGCAGAGCTGTCCAAAGCTGTTCCTGTCCAGATGGTTCCCTCTTGAGTCCCAGATGCCAGACGTGGAGTTGCAGGGTTTGGTGTtttgccctgctgggttttgATCTTGCTTCAATAAGCATTTTCTTACTATCATTCCATTCTTTCATTCTGGACTGGAAAAGTTTATTCCATGCCATTGTTTATTGGAGGTAAAtagcttgttttattttacacagactcacagttaagagactgccgTGACTTTAGAGTAGCTGTTGGGGCTTTTGAACAGTGTTGGAACTGTTAAGACTTTGGGAACTTTAAACATGGCctaaatagggggctggagagatggctcagaggttaagagcactgactgctcttccagaggtcctgagttcaattcccagcaaccacatggtggctcacaaccacctgtaatgagatctggtgccctcttctggcctgcaggcaggcaaaccactgtatacttaaataaatcttaaatgaaAAGACTTTGGGAACTTTAAAGATGGGCTAAATGAACTTTGCATTATGAGATGAACAAGAACCTTTAGGGACCATAAGAgtgaaattaattatttaaaagtgatgtgtttgtgtaatCATGCTTACAGGAATGAAGATATTATACACAGATACTGTGTTCCTCAATTAGGCTATCAGGATATTGAGACAATGGACAATGGACCTCAAGCTGGAAAGAGCAAAAAACTGGGCTTTTGGTGCTCACCAGAGGCAGAGCTGGCCTCCCAGAAAGGGATTTCCTACAATGCTGAGGACTGGTCAGCCCACTTTGCAGGAGAGACCGGGACCGAGACAATGACACACCTCAGCTAGGACGGATTAGCTGATTGATTCTCTTCCCCTCTGCTTAAACCTCATGTAAGGACCCCAAAGATGGCTTGGAGGTGGGTGAGCCTCGGAAcctcctggcttctcttcctAGTGTGGTCACATCTAATAAATCTTACTCTGCTTTTCAGTATCATGTGTTTGTGGAAGCGGCCTGTTGGCAGTGGGCGGCTAAGCCTGGCTTTGTTAGGTGATGCCAGGGCTCAGGCATTGGCCCTAACAACTCCAAGCACAATTTCAGTGACGTAACCAGGAAGATAGACTTATATTTTTCCCTGGTGGTGGCCACTTGGAACACATTGACCTCAGATAAGTAAGGGAGATGGAAGCGCCCCGCACAGCTCCAGAGTCCCTTGATTCCAGggacttttccctttcttcccatttccGGGGCGTCAGCTGCTTTTTACTTCTATCAGATAAAGCAGAGAAATAAGTACTTgggtttgttttggattttgaaaaaaaaattgaccctTAGTGAGTTTCTTCCCAGTCAGTGTACCCCAGGGTTTGTCTTCCTGTTGATTTGGGGCTCCTCTGAGCTAGTTAGGTTCATTCTGAACCATTTTGGAATCTGGCATTTGGTGACTGGCTTTGTCTTTTAGCAGTCTGAACTGTTTGGGCTCTGTTGAACCATTTGGGATATTTTGCCACTGTATGATAGGCCTTGTCAAATTGGAAATTTGGGGGGCTCTGTTGAGCCAATTGGGGTTCTGTTCAATCTCTTGAGACAGAGAAATGAGGCTATTAAGGAAACTGTCTCTGTGATTTATGTAACCATAAAGAATGTTACATTTTTTACTATCGTGGTGCCTCCAGGAAGATTTCTGGTGATTTGTATGctcatgctgttttgttttgttttctggacagGGTTTgtccatgtagtcctggctgtcctggagctctccctctgtagagcaggctggcctcgaacccggagatccgcctgcctctgcctctgaaatgctgggattaaaggcgggcaccgCCACGTGCTTGGCTGGCTCAGATGATTTTAAGGCATGGGAGCCATGATTTAAGCTGTTCCTAGCTTACTGAAAGTCACTGAGTTTCAAACCTCTGACCACTTCatcttgcattttgttttaaagatttatttttattttctgtgtatgaatgttttgcttgcaggtatgtttgtgcaccacgagcatgcctagtgcctgtggaggtcagaagagggtgctgtgtCCTCCGGAACTGGAGTTGGAGCTGGTTGTGAACCattaaatgggtgctgggaaataaatTTGCGTCTTgagaaagagcagcaagcgctcttaactgctgagctggcTTTCCAGCACTCAGTTTCGCATTTCTGTCTTCAAATTATCTGTGCTAAAATAAAGTCTCATCTTGTCTAATTTAAATTGTACATTTGTATGACTGTATTTGGGGGGGCCAATGTTTGGATCGTGTCACTATCCAGTGGCTGGTGCCCTGTCTACACTGTTTCCTCTGTTCCTTTGAAAACAAGATTAGGTAAAATGTAGGAATTTTTCTAGTCAACTGGAGAATTTGAGAATGGAAACATACGGTCACACAGAACTTTTACACAGTCAAGTCTAGCTATGGTGTTAATGAAATGTTAAAGTGAACTTGCTTCCTGGTAGACTGTTTGAACTTGGTACTTTCAAACATTAGTTCTGGCACTGGAGGCGTGCCTCAGAGGTTatagagcactgactgttcttcaggaggtcctgagttcaattcccagcaaccacatggtggctcacaccccctagaacactgtatacataatgaataatttttttttaaaaaaagatttaaaagtgtTAATTCTGGGAACTAAGGCAAACAAattgagtgtatgtgtgcgtcgtgcacacacacacacacacacacacacgtgtactaTATAGCacatgtatgaaggtcagaggacaacttgctggagttcattctctctttccaccttgtgggtcctgaggattgaactcatgaACCAAGCAGAGAAATGGCTGGTATTCTGTCTGTGATACTTTTCTCAGACACAGGCATATATATCAAGGTTAGTGTATGAGCCAAGGTCATGAGCCTGGCCTGAGctctggaaagaaaagggaaactaGAGCCTAGAGGTCAAAGAGGAGGTTGGAAGTGTAGACGGGAGAGTCCGAGGAGTCAGTGGAACTTCTAAAGCCTCGGCGCGGAGTTTGTGCTAAGGGCTACACGAAGCCGTTGACTTTTAAGGCACAAAAGTGGCTGCTGTCCTTGTTTCCAGATCTGCAGGGGCCACCTTAAGCTAGCTCCACCTTAAGCAGGCTCCACCCAGTGCGGCCATCGGGCCCAGCTAGCGGCTGGttggctctgcctcctccccttcccagtaCTCTCACCTTAGCTGCGGTTCGGTTATGACCATGCTCCTTCGGGTGGCAACCCAGAGGCTGTCCCCCTGGAGGGGCTACTGCTCCAGGGGGTCACaggtatatgtctatgtgtggatGGGGTCCTGGAGGGTGGGGAGCCTGGTGCAAAGTGCGCGAGGCTCTGTGACGTCATCTCTTGCACTCTGACCGGCTCCTGTTCTTCCCTCCTGCCACGGGGTAGCTCCTCTTATCTTTCCTATGGCCCTTGCACTGTTTCTTCCTGGCAGGGTGGACTCAGTCAGGACTTTGTGGAAACTCTGAAGGCAGTGGTAGGGAGCCCCCACGTGTCCACTGCTTCTGCCGTCAGAGAGCATCACGGGCATGACGAGTCGATGCATAGGTATCAGAAGCTGCTGCTGGGACCGAGGGTCCTGGGCTGTCCTGGTCTCTTGCTACCTGTTTGGAATGTGCTGGCGTTCTCTTTAGAGAGGTGTTCTCTGTTCCCGATCCGCTGAGGCCCCGTCCTCAGGTCCTTGGAAAACTCCAGGTTCCTGGAAATGagagggcaaggggctggagcgCCTTTCAAAACTTCTGAGGCCTGCCTGCTTTTAGGTGCCAACCTCCTGATGTTGTGGTGTGGCCTCAGAATGTGGACCAAGTCAGCCGCCTGGCAACCCTGTGCTACAACCAAGGTGTTCCCATCATCCCGTTTGGCACTGGCACCGGTGTTGAGGGGGGAGTCTGTGCTGTACAGGTATAATGGGGTGCTCCACCTGTCATCCTAGAGCTCTGGCATGACTGCTGGGGGCCTCAGCCACAGAATGGGGTCCTAGGGGCTGCTCCTGGCCTAGAGACCGAGTTGGGCAGCCTTCTTGGCTTCCCTGCCACCAGGGTGGAGTGTGCATCAACCTGACCCATATGAACCGAATCACGGAGCTGAATACAGAAGATTTCTCTGTGGTGGTAGAGCCTGGTGTCACCCGAAAAGCTCTCAATACCCACCTGCGGGACAGCGGCCTTTGGTTTCCTGTTGGTAGGCCCGGGACTAACCAGTTCCTCAGGGTCTTGAGGGGTTTGAGGGGCTGTTTGGGCGATTTCAGAGGACCCCATCTTTCCCACAGGGAAAGAGCTTCCCAAGTTGCCCTCTCCAGCACTTTATCCTTTAGACCCAGGTGCAGATGCGTCTCTGTGTGGCATGGCAGCCACTGGGGCCTCAGGCACCAATGCTGTGCGCTATGGAACCATGCGGCACAACGTGATCAACCTGGAGGTGGTGCTGCCTGATGGCAGGCTGCTTCATACTGCAGGCCGGGGCCGCCATTATAGGTGAGGGCCCTGGAACACTGGAGGGCCCGTGACAAAGACTCTCCCTGTGCAAGGCCAAGCCAGGCCACTAAATCACAAGCACTGTGATGGTAATTGGGGCTGGAGGAGATCAGTCCAAGCCTGTCTCCTAGCTTTAGGCTTCTAGACAGAAATCACTCACCTACCTTACTGTGTCCCTGGGTTCAGGAAGAGCTCGGCTGGCTACAATCTCACAGGACTCTTTGTGGGCTCAGAGGGGACTCTGGGCATCATTACTTCTGCCACCCTACGCCTGCATCCTGCACCCGAGGCCACAGTGGCAGCCACCTGTGCATTCCCCAGTGTTCAAGCCGCTGTGGACAGCACCGTTCAGATCCTCCAGTCTGCAGTGCCTGTGGCTCGCATTGGTGAGCAAGAAACTGAGTCAGTCGGGGTGGGTTCTATAGAAAAGGCCTTCACAGAAGGCCAGGTCTCACTGAAGTAGCCCTCTCCCTGGTTCCAGAATTCCTGGATGACGTCATGATGGATGCCTGCAACAGACACAGCAAACTGAACTGCCCCGTGGCACCCACCCTTTTCTTGGAGTTCCACGGCTCCCAGCAGGCATTAGCAGAACAGGTGCAACGCACAGGTGCGCTGGGGAGAGTAGCGCAGTGGGGCCTGGGCTGTCCTAGTGCGGGACTAAGGGCCAGCCTTTCTGTTCCTACTACAGAGGCAATCACTCAGGATAACGGGGGCTCTCACTTCTCCTGGGCCAAGGAGGCTGAAAAGCGCAGCGAGCTTTGGGCGGCACGGCACAATGCTTGGTATGCAGTCTTGGCCCTGTCTCCTGGACGGAAGGTGAGCTGGGGGCCGGGGTGGAGGTGGGATCGGTAGTTCAGAGCATAACCCCTTTTCTCAACCCATTACCCAGCAGAGAAGGCTGAGGCTCCCCAAGGGTTAGCTGGGTGGTCATGAGGACTAGGACTATAGACCACCGCACCTAGGATTGCACTTTGCACCCCTGACCAGCCTAGAGGGAGAATAATTACATGTCCAAAACTTGGGAATTCTTCATGTGAGCCAGCTCCAGGTGCAGGATTGAGCCCTTAGGAATTTTAAACATGGTGAGACAgcctccaggaaaaaaaaatggagagcaAGGAGGCAGTCTACCCAGAAGGGAAAGCTGGGCTCTGGGCGGAGTATGCAGAAGCCCAGtagtgtggggtgctgggaacctgcaTGTGGTCCAGGCTTGGATCCAGGGAAGCAGTGGAGACCTGAGCTAATAAACACACCAAGGCTAGTGGGCTGGAAGACAGACGTTTCATTCAGTGGCATCAAGATCCCCTGGTCCTAAGCCTGAGTCACAGTGGTCCCTTACCTTTAGGTAGGCAGTGGGCAATAGGGAGAACCATATGAGCTTGCCTTCTGATTCAGGCCTATTCTACggatgtgtgtgtgcccatctcCCGGTTGCCAGAGATCCTGGTAGAGACCAAGGAGGAGCTTaaggcctcaaaactcacaggtTCTGTTCTACGAACTTACTGTTTGGGGAGGCGTTGGGGTTAGCTAGTGCCTGGGCAGGGAGGTTAGAGGTGACAGCTTTGTTCTCTGGGTCCCCAGGAGCCATTGTTGGGCACGTGGGTGACGGCAATTTTCACTGCATCATACTGGTCAACCCAGATGATGTGGAAGAGCAGAGCAGGGTCAAGGCCTTTGCAGAAAATCTGGGCAGGTAAGGGCTGAGTCAGGGAGGGGTGGGTgttgggagggcagaggcagcggAGAGGGGGCTGCTGAGGATTTCAATTGGCCTCCTAGGCGTGCCCTGGCACTCCATGGGACATGCACAGGAGAGCATGGCATCGGGCTGGGCAAGAGACAGCTGCTGCAAGAGGAAGTGGGCACAGTGGGCATGGCGACTATGCGGCAGCTCAAAGACGCGCTGGATCCCAGAGGTCTCATGAACCCAGGCAAAGTGCTGTGAGGAACTTGAAACCGTTGGCCCACAAGCCCCAGAATGCAGAGCCCCTGTTCGCGACCTTCCCTTCATGCCGCTGGCTTTACAAGACGGAATGACTGGTGCTATCTGTGCCTGCCAGGTGTCTGTGTAGCTGGCTCTCAAGGTGAAGGTCAAGAGGATGGACTTACAGAGAACTACTTTCCTTGCCATTCTTAGCCTTTTGCTCCAGTAGAAAACCCAGGTGTTTCCCAGCGGAGTTTCTTCCTGGCTGGCAGAGATGGTGTGGGTCTCCTCCGAGAGTAAGATCAGATCCCTCTGTGGAGGCCTCTCCCACTGGTGTCCAGCATCATCACGGCTCATCCTATGCATAGGACAAGACCACGCCTCTACACAGGGAAGGAACCTTCATTCCACACTGTTAGGCCTTCTCCTTGTCTGCCAATGCCCATGAATGTGAACCCTATTTGCAGCTGTATCTGTACCCCTTGGTCTCTGACCTTGGACTAATGAGCCGTTTGTTTCGGGCTGTCCTCTTAAGACTGACAGTAgcctggggaagtggctcaggTTCAGGCTTTGGAAGAAAGCCTGTCCCAACCCTCCTGCATTTGCATACTGGAGGCAGAAGACCCACCTGTAGAGGAGGTCACTTATGACAGCTTCCCCACTAGGTTTAGACTGGAACACTCTCTTCGAGCTGCTGCCACATAGGCTGTTAGAAATGGAGGTGAGTTAATCCTTTGTGTACCACCTGTCTCCATGGTATAATGCACCATCCACCAGCTTTTACCTTCAAAGTCAGCATATTGCCTACTTGTGGGCCTGGCAATTTTGAGATT
This is a stretch of genomic DNA from Arvicola amphibius chromosome 15, mArvAmp1.2, whole genome shotgun sequence. It encodes these proteins:
- the Ldhd gene encoding probable D-lactate dehydrogenase, mitochondrial isoform X1, which encodes MTMLLRVATQRLSPWRGYCSRGSQGGLSQDFVETLKAVVGSPHVSTASAVREHHGHDESMHRCQPPDVVVWPQNVDQVSRLATLCYNQGVPIIPFGTGTGVEGGVCAVQGGVCINLTHMNRITELNTEDFSVVVEPGVTRKALNTHLRDSGLWFPVDPGADASLCGMAATGASGTNAVRYGTMRHNVINLEVVLPDGRLLHTAGRGRHYRKSSAGYNLTGLFVGSEGTLGIITSATLRLHPAPEATVAATCAFPSVQAAVDSTVQILQSAVPVARIALSLVPEFLDDVMMDACNRHSKLNCPVAPTLFLEFHGSQQALAEQVQRTEAITQDNGGSHFSWAKEAEKRSELWAARHNAWYAVLALSPGRKAYSTDVCVPISRLPEILVETKEELKASKLTGAIVGHVGDGNFHCIILVNPDDVEEQSRVKAFAENLGRRALALHGTCTGEHGIGLGKRQLLQEEVGTVGMATMRQLKDALDPRGLMNPGKVL
- the Ldhd gene encoding probable D-lactate dehydrogenase, mitochondrial isoform X2; this encodes MTMLLRVATQRLSPWRGYCSRGSQGGLSQDFVETLKAVVGSPHVSTASAVREHHGHDESMHRCQPPDVVVWPQNVDQVSRLATLCYNQGVPIIPFGTGTGVEGGVCAVQGGVCINLTHMNRITELNTEDFSVVVEPGVTRKALNTHLRDSGLWFPVDPGADASLCGMAATGASGTNAVRYGTMRHNVINLEVVLPDGRLLHTAGRGRHYRKSSAGYNLTGLFVGSEGTLGIITSATLRLHPAPEATVAATCAFPSVQAAVDSTVQILQSAVPVARIEFLDDVMMDACNRHSKLNCPVAPTLFLEFHGSQQALAEQVQRTEAITQDNGGSHFSWAKEAEKRSELWAARHNAWYAVLALSPGRKAYSTDVCVPISRLPEILVETKEELKASKLTGAIVGHVGDGNFHCIILVNPDDVEEQSRVKAFAENLGRRALALHGTCTGEHGIGLGKRQLLQEEVGTVGMATMRQLKDALDPRGLMNPGKVL